The Nitrospira sp. SG-bin1 sequence TTCATTCTGAAACGGACGCTCGTCCCCTGTTGCTGGTCCTCACCTTGCTGCATGACCTCCTATTCGGTCCGCGAGTCAGCCAGGTGAGTATCATTCCGAAATCGCAACGAACGACCGGACAGCACTTTATCTTCAAAACCGCGCGCTGGCTCCCCCGCCTATCCCTGCTGATCGCTTTGGGCGTATTGGTGGCGGGTGCCATCCTGGCTCGGTCGTAAATCACCCGGTTCCTGGAAGCATGGCAAGTAACGAACCACGGATACTTAAGAGATAGCCATATGGCTCGTATGAGTTCACATATGAAACCGACCTTGAATAACTAGGGATCCCCCTAGGCTAGCCCATTAATGCCATGGGTTACTATGTCGTCCCTTCTCGGGATTCTTCTTAGTAAGAAGGGATACTCACCTGTAGCCTGCCTGCGGGAAAGACGGTCATGTCATCTACCAATGCTAAAGAATCGAACCCAAAGCGTGTGCTCGCCAAATCGCCTATCGGGATCACAGGCTTGGATGAAATCACCGACGGCGGTCTGCCGAAGGGACGCACCACGCTGATTACAGGAGGAGCCGGCTCGGGCAAGACCCTGCTGGGCATGGAATTCCTCATTCGCGGCGTCCAAGAGTATGGGGAGCCGGGGCTGTTCGTGTCCTTCGAGGAAAGCGAACAAGAACTCCTGCAAAACGTCGCCTCGCTCGGGTTCAACGTAGCGGATTTGGTGAAACGGAAGCTTCTGATGATCGACGTTGTCCGGGCCGAGCGGAGCGAAATTGAAGAAACAGGCGACTATGACCTCGAAGGAATCTTCATTCGTCTTGACCATGCGATCGACCGGATCAAGGCCAAACGCGTCGTGCTCGATACGATCGAAACCTTGTTCGCCGCCTTGCCGAACCACTACATCCTGCGCGCCGAATTGCGCCGCCTCTTCCGTTGGCTGAAGGATCGCGGCGTGACGGCGATCGTGACGGCCGAACGGGGCGACGGCATGCTGACTCGCCACGGGTTGGAAGAATATGTCTCCGATTGCGTCATCCTGCTGGACCATCGGGTGGTGGATCAGATGTCGACGCGACGGCTGCGGGTGGTGAAGTATCGCGGCTCCCCGCATGGGACCAACGAATACCCGTTCCTCATCGATAACACCGGGTTCACCGTGTTGCCGATCACGTCGCTCAGCTTGGACCATGAGGCGCCGACCGGCCGCCTCTCGACCGGCATCCCGATGCTGGACCAGATGCTGGGAGGAAAAGGGCTCTACCGCGGAAGCAGCATCTTGGTGTCCGGCACGCCCGGTTCAGGCAAGACGTCCCTGGCCGTGCACCTGGTGGATGCAGCCTGTGCACGAGGAGAACGCTGTCTGTACTTTCCCTTCGAAGAGTCGCAGCAACAGATCATCCGGAACATGAAGTCGATCGGGTTTGATCTTGAGCGCTGGGTGAGGCAAGGACTCCTGCGCTTTCATCCGGCCCGTCCACACCTCCGCGGCCTGGAAACCCATTTAGCCACCATGCATAAGCAGATCGCGGAGTTTGCTCCCAAAATCGTGGCCATCGATCCCGTGTCGAACCTCACTGACATCGGGACCTCCTCGGAAGCGAAGGCGATGTTGACGAGACTCGTGGATTTTCTCAAGGCTCGAGGCATCACCGCCGTCTTCACGAGCTTGACCTCTCAAACGGACGATCCCGAAAGGACGGAAGTCGGCATTTCGTCGCTGATGGACACCTGGCTGCTGGTGCGGAACCTGGAAAGCAACGGGGAACGCAATCGTGGACTGTACATCCTGAAATCCCGCGGCATGCCCCATTCCAACCAAGTGCGGGAATTCGTGTTGACGAGCCATGGTGCCGTCCTGCGTGAGGCGTATATCGGGACGTCCGGTGTCCTCACCGGGACCGCGCGCACCATCCAGGAGGAACGGGATCGGGCCGAAGAATTGGTCCGCTACAACGACATCGCACGGAAGCAGCGTGAACTCGAGCGCAAACGGACCGCGATGGAGGTGCAAATCGCGTCCTTGCGTGATGCGTATGAGGCCGAAGCCTCCGAGCTGGAAACGCTGATCAACGAGGGACAGAACGCCGAGCGGGTCCTCGGCAAACAACGGCAACTCTTGTCGGCCTTGCGCGGCGGCGACAGGATAAACGGCAGCGGGTCACTACGGAAAGGGACTGATAATGGACATCTCCGTCAACAACAGGGCCGCGGTCGCGGACGCAAAGACCGGGCGCGAGCAGAAGCGCGCTAAACAGTGGGAATTGCGGCTGTATGTGGCCGGGCAGACGCCCAAATGCCTGACCGCCTTCGCCAACTTGAAAAAGATTTGCGAGGAGCATCTGGCAGGCCGGTACGACATCGAGCTCGTGGACCTGCTCGAACGGCCACAGCTCGCGAAGGGAGATCAAATCCTGGCTATTCCTACCTTGGTGCGAAAGCTGCCCGAACCAGTGCGTAAAATCATCGGGGATCTGTCGAACGCGGAGCGGGTGTTGGTAGGCTTGGATTTGAGGCCACGATGATGACCACTCGGCATCCGATGTCTTTGAGACAACCTGGCCGGCGATTGAACCTCATCATGGACGATTAGCGAAAGGCGCGATGTCCAAGAAGCCGCGGGATAAGACGGCCACATACGACCGGGCGTTGGCCAAGGCGGATGCACAAGTGTATGTCTTGCGGCTCTGCATCAGCGGGATGACACCCCGCTCGCGCGCGGCCCTCGTCAACCTCAAGAAGATCTGCGAGACGTACCTCAAGGGTCAGTATCAACTCGAAGTGATCGATCTTTATCAGCAGCCGGGACTGGCTGCGAAGCATCAAATACTCGCGACCCCGACGTTGTTGAAAACGGTCCCGCCACCGCTGCGACGACTCATCGGTGATTTGTCGGATACGACGGGGAGTTTGCGGCGTTTGGGCGTCTCGGTCGAGACCAAAGCGACATGAACGACCAGAAGAAATCGTACGAGGACCTCGTCACAGAGAACGAGGAGCTGCGCGCGCAACTTGACGAGGCGCGAGACGTCCTCACCGCCATCAGGACGGGCAGCGTCGATGCCCTGGTTGTCGAGGGACCGAAGGGCGAGCAGATCTATTCGCTCCAAGGAGCCGACTTCCCGTACCGGGTCTTCGTCGAACACATGAATGAAGGCGCGGTGACCATCGACGAGAACGGATTCATCGTTTATGCCAACCATCTGTTCGCCGATCTCGTCGGCCTGCCGTTGGAACAGATCTTTGGCGGGCAACTGTCTCAATTTGTGGCGCAGGCGGATCAATCGCAATGGGACGACCTGATACGCGAGGCCAACGGGGAACCGAGCCGGCGGGAACTGGCCTTCGTCAGCGCAAGCGGGGAGTCGATTCCCGTTCTCCTGTCGGCCCGTCATCTGCCGGTCGAGCCGGGCCGGTTCTATTGCTGTATCGTCTCGGATCTGCGTCGGCAACACCTGCATGAACAACTCAGGCAGAGCGAAGAGCGGTTGCGTCTGGCGACCACCGCGGCAGCGGTGGGCATTTGGGAATGGAACGTGAAAACGAATCGGATTCGGTGGGACACCCAGATGTTCACGATTTATGGGGCGGCTCCAACAGCGGACGGTTTTGTTCCGTACGAGACATGGAGCCATGCCGTTGTGCCGGAGGAGTTGCCGGTGCAAGAAGGGATCCTGTGGGAGACGGTGCGTCGTTGCGGGTCCAGCACCAGACGGTTTCGTATTCGCCGATATCGAGACGGCGAAGAGCGACACATCGAGGCGGTGGAAATCGCTCGGACGGATGCGCAAGGGGCAACTGAGTGGGTCGTCGGCACGAACATCGACATCACGGAGCGGAAGCAGGCCGAGCACCAGCTACTTGAGAATCATCGATTCATCAGTGAGATGACTTCGGTGCTTCCGGGCATACTGTATATTTTCGATCTCCAAGAACAGCGGAACGTCTATGTGAACCGACACACCGGGGCCGTGCTGGGCTATAGCCCGGAAGAAGCCCACACCCTCGGAGCCGATTTTATCGCCACCGTGTTGCATCCCGACGATGCCATACGCTTGCTCCAGCACTTCGAAAGCTTCAAGGACCTGGAAAATGGCGTCACCGCTCAAGTGGAATATCGCTTGCGGCATCGCGACGGATCGTACCGCTGGTTTCTCAGCCGAGACGTGGTGTGGCAACGGACTCGCGAGGGCGGAGTACGTCAGATTCTCGGGATAGGGACGGATATCACCGAGCGGAAGCGTACGGAAGAGGCCTTGATGGCAAGCGAGCAGCGCTTCTCGAAGTTCATGCGGAACTTACCGGGACTGGCTTGGGTGAAAGACGCGCAGGGACGATATTGCTATGCGAATGAAGCGGCCCAACATGTGTTCCGCAGACCCGCGGAGGATCTTTACGGCAAGACGGACAAGGAATTGTTTTCGGAGGAGACGGCTGAACAATTCATCATGCACGACAAGGAAGCCCTGTCCAGCTCGAGCGGCATCCAAACGGTGGAAACCTTGGAACATCCGGACGGCATCCATTTCTCGCTGGTGACGAAGTTTCCCATTCACCGGAGCGGCGGAGAACCACCGTTGGTCGGTGGCATCGGAATCGATATTACGGATCGCGTTCGATCCGAACAACAATTGAAAGCCAGCAAGGAGCAACTGCAGCTCTTGACCGACAAGCTGGAACAACTGGTGAAGGAACGGACACAGGAACTGCAGCATTCGCAGGAGCGGCTGCGAGCGCTGACGAGCGAGTTGAATTTGGCCGAACAGCGTGAGCGCAAACGCCTGGCCACCGACCTGCACGACCATCTGCAACAGATGCTGGTCGTCGGCAAGCTGGCCATCGGGCAAGGGAAACGGGCGGCGAGCGGCGTGCCCGCCTGTGAAATCATCCTAAAAAAGGTCGATGACATCTTGTCCGACGCCTTGGCCTATAGCCGGACGCTGGTGGCGGAACTCAGTCCCCCGGTCCTCCGGGATCATGGCCTGGTCGCCAGCCTCAGATGGCTTGCTGAATACATGGAAAAAAAGCATGACCACAGGGTGACGATCGAGGTTCCCGACGATCAGGAGCTGGACCTGCCGGAAGACCAACGGATCCTGTTGTTTCAGTCCGTGCGTGAGCTGCTGATCAATTCAGCGAAACATGCCGGGACGGGGCAGGCTAGGCTCACCATGACCCGGCAAGCGGGCCGGCTTTGCATCGCCGTGAAGGATGAAGGAAAAGGTTTCAATCTTGCTGCTGCTGCTGCTGCTGCTGCTGGGGACAGGCCTGGCGGCGAGATGTCGTCTAAGTTCGGCTTGTACAGCATCCGGGAGCGGATGCTGGCGCTGGGCGGCACGTTTGCCGTTACCTCCGCTCCGGGGCAGGGGACAACGGCGACGCTGGTCTTGCCGCTGGCGCGGAGCGCAGAAGAAAGTGGATTAAGCTGTGATGCCCTCCAGCTTGAAGCGGCCCCTGCGGCACGCAACAAGAAGGATGCGGGTCTTCAAACGGGACGCAAGATTGTGCCGGTGATCCTCGTGGATGATCATGCGATGGTGCGGCAAGGGCTGCGCTCGGTGCTGGATGCCTATGCGGATATTCAGGTGGTCGGGGAGGCTGGGGATGGAGCGGAAGCGGTCAAACTGGTCGAGGAGCTCCGGCCACGTGTGGTGGTGATGGACATCAACATGCCGAAGATGAACGGGATCGAGGCGACGGAACAGATCACGCGTCGCTATCCGGACACCATCGTGATCGGTATCTCGGTGAACGCGACGAGAGAAAATGAAGAGGCGATGAGGGCGGTCGGGGCGGTGCGGCTCATGACCAAGGAAGCAGCGGTGGAACAACTCTGTGACGCGATTCTTGAAGCGGTGAAGAAAGAAGCGACTGGGTGATCGGTCACTCTTCTTTGCTCGCGCCTACGCGCCTGGTTGGCCGCATCCGGAAATCGTGGGCGGCGCCCGGTGCATGAGCGCAAGGTGAAGAGCGACCTCATCCGTGGTAAGCGTAAGAAGGAACCAAGAAGTCTCCCTAGGGGACTTCCCAGCTGCGCGGTCGCCCTCTCGGGGGGATTCTCCTTGCCCATGCGGTATCTCGTTCTCTTTCTCTTGCTGACCGGCGGATGTTTCAAATTGTCTCCTTCCGACGGGGGCAGCCAGGCCACGTTTCAAGGGCCTCGGACGTTCAACGCCGCCGATATCGCTCTTCCTCCTTCCTACCGCATAGACCTTGTCGCCACGGGACTGACGTTTCCGACGGGCGTGACCTTTGACGGCGACGGCATCCCTTATGTCACCGAGTCCGGATATTCCTACGGCGAAGCGTGGGACACTCCACGATTGTTGCGCATCGATCCGCAGGGGCAGGTCACGGTGATCGCGGAGGGCGAAAACAACGGACCTTGGACCGGCCTGTCGTATTTTGAGGGAGCATTCTATATCGCCGAAGGCGGCACCCATCGTGGCGGACGACTGTTACGAGTGGGGCGGGACGGCACGATCACGCCTTTGCTCAGTGACTTGCCCGGTTTCGGCGATCATCATGTCAACGGCCCCGTCATCGGTCCGGACAGCCAACTGTATTTTGGGATCGGCACGTTTACGAACAGCGGCATCGTGGGGGAAGACAATTATCGGTATGGATGGCTGCAGCGCCATCCCGCTGCGCACGATATCCCCTGTCGCGATGTGACGCTGCGCGGGGTCAACTTTACCTCGATGAATCCCTTTACTCCCGATGCGGACGATGAAGCCGTGACGGGAGCTTTCGTTCCATTCGGGACGATCACCAAAGCTGGTCAAGTGGTTGGCGGACGACTTCCCTGCAATGGGGCGATTCTCAAGACGCCGGTGAGCGGCGGTCCGCTTCAATTGATGGCCTGGGGATTCCGCAATCCGTTCGGCCTGGCCTTCTCGCCTGACAAACAGCTGTATGTCACCGACAACAGTTACGATGACCGTGGGAGCCGCCCGGTGCATGGGACGGGGGATCTTCTCTGGTTGGTTCAGCCCGGAACCTGGTACGGATGGCCCGATTTTCATGGCGCGTTGGCGCTCGACCATCACGATCATTTCATCCCGCCGGGGAAGCCGCAGCCGCCGCTGCTCTTGGCGCAACATCCCAATCATCCGCCGAAACCCATTGCGGTGTTGGGCGTGCATTCTTCCTCGAATATGTTCGATTTTTCCAGAAGCCCGCTCTTCGGCCACGTCGGGGAAGCCTTTATCGCGCAATTCGGAGATCTCTCGCCGACGGTCGGCAAAGTGCTGGCCCCGGTCGGCTTCAAAGTAGTCCGAGTGAACGTGGAGAACGGAATCGTGGAAGACTTCGCGGTCAATCGGGGACGGGTCAACGGACCCGCCTCCAAGCTCGGCGGCGGCGGTTTGGAGCGACCCATTGCCGCCCGCTTTTCGCCCGACGGCTCGGCGTTGTATGTCGTCGACTTCGGCGTCATGACGGTGGGGCAAGGAGGGAAGGTTCGGTTACCCTGGGCCGAGAAGAAACCTTCCTCGGAGCCTCGGCGCGGCACCGGCGCGCTTTGGAAAATCACCAGGACGAATAGGCAACCGTGACGCGCTATGAGACGAACGGCGCTTCTGATCAGTCTTGTTCTCTGTGCCGCATCAGCAGTAAGCTGCTCGGCGCGCCGAAGCGAGCCGCTTGCCGGGCCGCTGACGATCTCTTCGCCGGCGATCGCCGAAGGCCGGGCGGTATTCATGGCCCATTGCCATCAATGCCACCCCGGTGGCGAAGCCGGGCTCGGTCCGGCCCTCAATAACAAGCCGTTGCCCGCTTTCGCCGTTCGCACGCAGATCAGACGGGGATTCGGAGCCATGCCGGCATTTCACGAGGATGAAATCAACGAAGTTGAGTTGAAGGCTCTCATCGCCTATCTAGAGGCGTTGCGCCGCCACGGGTGAGTCGGATGCCTTGCCTTATCCCTCTTCATCATCAACGTGCGAGCTGAGCGACGATTCCTTCGGCACATCGCGATCGCGATGATGCTTGTCTTGTGCGGTTCCTTCACGTCTCCTGTTTCTCATGCGGAAGAGAAGGACACGCTTGTCGTGGAAGAAGTCGTCGTGGCGGCGACCAGGATCCCGATGGCCCCATCGAGGATCGCCGCCGCCGCGACGGTTTTGACGCAGGACGATATCCGCCGCACGCCGTTTCACAGCGGGACGCAGATCGATGACCTGTTGCGCTATGTGCCGACCGTCCAACCGAGTCTCCTCGGTAGCCGGTACAACCATCCGACCGCGCAATTTGTCAGTATTCGAGGCTTGGGGACCCGTCGCGCGCTCGTGTTGCTGGACGGGGTGCCGCTGAACGACGGCTTCGGCGGTTGGATCAATTGGGGGCTCGTCCCGGACCGAATTGAGCGGGTCGAAGTGATCCCCGGTGGAGGATCGAACCTCTACGGCACCTGGGCGATGGGCGGGATCGTCAACATCATCACCCAATCGGGACGGCCGAAGACCGGGGCCAGCAGTGACGTGAGCGGAGGGTCGCTCGGGACCAACATTCAGTCGGTTCGGGCTCGGTATGGCAAGGATCGGACGGGATTGATCTTGAGTTACCGCCGTTTTGATACGGCCGGCTTTCTCACGGTGCCGGCCTACCAACGAGGCCCTGTCGATACGCCCGTTGGATCCGAACACCACCAGTTCACCGGCCACGTTTCTCACGAGGTGACTCCGCAGACTATCGCCACACTCTCTGGCACGTATTATACGGAAAATCGCTCATTCGGCACCCCGTTCAGCCAAGGCGCACGCACCATCGGCACCGTATCGTTCGGACTCAAGGGAGATCTGGGGAACGGAGGAGTATGGGAAGCGAAGACCTTCGCGCAATGGCAAACGTTCCGCAATCAAATCGGCTCGGTGCTGCCTTCTCCGTTCATTCGGCAATTCGACCAACCGGACCGGCTCCAAGTCATCCCTTCGAATGATGTCGGCGGCATGGCGCAATGGAGCATGCCGTTCCTCGCATTCTCTCGAATCGTGGTCGGCGGCGATGGGCGGGCGATCCTTGCGCAGTCGGAAGAGCTGCTCGTTCCGTCTCAGACTCCGACGGTGACGCGCGGCAAGCAAGTCGGTATCGGCACGTTCGGCGAATGGATCATCGAACCCCTCGATGCCTTGGTGGTGACCGCCGGTGCCCGCTGGGATTGGTGGAAGAACTTTGACGGCGCCAGGACGGCGGCATCAGGACCGGTCACCCCGACACAGGACAATACCGCCAGCATGGTGAACCCGAAATTCAGCCTGCTGTACCGTTTCAATGACCGTGTGCGTATCGGAGGCTCGGTGTACCAAGCCTTCCGCGCGCCGACCTTGAACGAACTGTACCGAGACTTCGGTTCTTCCGGGTTCGCGTTTCTGAGCAACGATCGTCTGGAGCCGGAACGACTCACTGGCGGGGAGATGAAGATCGAAGTGGACCTGCTGCCGCACGGACGATTGGGCTTCCGCGCCACCGGCCACTACGACGTGATCAAGGACCAAATTCTCTTCGTGACCCAAGGGCCGACGTCCGCCGTGAGGAGAAACATCGGGGAAGGCCGGTCGGTCGGGACGGAGGTCGAACTGCGGAGCCGTCTGGACGATCTCATGTACTTGGCTCTCGGATACTCGTTCGTGGATTCGATCATCACGAGATTCCCCGGCGATCCGTCTCGCGAAGGCTTGCGGATCCCCAACGTCTCCCGGCACCAAGTGACGGCCGCGCTCACCGTCGGTCATCCGGACGTCGCCCAGGCGACGCTCCAAGTTCGATACTTGTCTCGTCAGTTCGCGGATGACCTGAATCGGCAGCCGATCGCGGACTTCATCGTCCTTGACCTGTCGCTGAGGAAGCGGATCACGCCGTGGGCCGAACTCTTCATCGACGGCGAAAATCTCACCGATCGCCGATACATCGCCACGCAAACGGGCGGCATCAAAACTCTGGGTCAACCGCTGCTCATCCTCGGCGGCCTCCGGATCGATCTGTAGCAGGATGTTGAAACCCCGTTTCGTTGTTTCGCATCGCCGGATGGTTGGATGAACACGTCATGTTTGAGCCTTCCGCGACAGAGACGGCTTTACTTTATGTAGCGAAAAACCACCGCCGGACTCAGGATAGATCCATAAAGAAAAGACCTGCATGAAAAGAGGAAGGAGCTGACGTAGCTAAGGGCCCCCAAGATGAAATAGAAGCCGTTGCATTGTGGCGAAAGGCTGCTGGCAATGTATACGCCTTCGAAAACTCTACTCAGAAATGCCTATTTGTCTGGTTCAGGTGTAAAGAAAGACGAATCAGAAGCAGTTAGATTGTGGAAACAAGCAGATTTGTTTTTATTGATACAGAGAGTACCAAGAAAGGAAGCCATTTGGAAGCGCATCGAAACGTGCCGCTAAGAAGCATCATCTAATTGATGCTGGGATAGAGAAAATGCGAAGCGTCGGAACGCGTCGCCGCAGCACTAAAGTCTGTCTGGTTATGGGGCGATGGGAAGAGGTTTCTCTTGTACGACAACGTACTCCCCTTCGATACTCATTAGGGTGCCCTTGATCGTATCTCTCGTCAGGCGCTTTTAACGCGGTTGAGCAGATTGCTGTTCTCCTGGGTTTATGACGAGCGGAAGCTTAAGATTGTCAGGCACCAGGACCATTTTGGAGTTTTGGCTGTCATATAATTTTAAACGAAGGTATTCAGGGGTGAGCGTCCTAGTAATCGTTTCCTGGACTTTGGCCTGACCTTCCGCACGAATGCGGGCAATCTCTGCATCCTTTCCGGCGAGCAGCATTTCGAACTCTTTTTGTTCTTTCTGCTGTTTTTGGGCCTGCGTTTGTTCAAGGGCGGTTAAGACGAGTTGCGGTAAATCGACATCCGCAAGCGCGACACTACGAATCGCTAAGTGACTGTCCTTGAGCCTGTCCTGCACCACCATCTGCACCTTCTGGGCGATTTCCGCATTCTTCTCCCCCAGAACCAGCGCGGGGTACATAGCGACGACCTGACGAACCGCGGCCACAAATTCTGGCTGGACGATTTGTGAATAATACTCCTGTCCCACCGTCTGGGCTAAATGATACACCTCTTCTGGAATCGGCCTCAGCACAATGGCCGCTTTGATATCGACTTGTACGTCGTCTGCACTCCAGGCATCAACTTTCTCGGCGTAATTCTGCCAACGCACATCATAGAAGTAAATATCGTTCCACGGCGCTTTAAAGTGAGACCCCTCCTTAAGTGGCTCTTTATCAAGACCGGATGAACGCAACATGAGGCCTCGCTCACCTGGCAGGACAGTGGAGCATGCCGTCGTCAGGAGCAGGGATGCAATGAGAATCATGAGTGATGTTGCGCGTATCATTATGCCTCCAATGTATAGTCAGAATATTTTGTACAATAAATAGGTCATGAAACCGAGGCTACTAGTAAATTCCCGGACACTTTATTCCGAGAATAAAAGAACCATGGGCATCAAGGGGTATCCGTCAGGATGGTGCACACTGGTCTTGAGGTCTGCAGAGTACGTTCGAAAAAGGTCTTCTCAGTCTCCTCGAAAAAGGTCTTCTCAGTCTCCTCATGGGGAAATGCCGCAGAATATACCGGTATAGCTATTCAGGTAAGTCCGGTGGAGCGAGGTCGACGGCCTGCGGAATGTGGAATGTCTGGCGGCAACCCAAATGAGGGCATAAAATCCTCCACCTAGCTGGGGTGAATACTAGTCGCCGCCCTGTCTGAAAAGTGTTTATTCTTCATGTTTATTGACCTATCGAGCTGGAGACGACAGACCGCTCTAGGATGTCACAGCTATCGTGGATAGATGTAAGCATGCTCCAGGACATTCTCTTACAGATGGGGCTGGCGCTCGCCTATTATGCGATTCTTGTCACCATTATGCGGCTCGCTGGAAAACGGCTGGCGGGGCAGACCACGACCTTCGATTTGGTGATACTCATCACCATCAGTGTCGTCTTGCAGACGACCGCGCTCCGTGACGGAGTCCTTAACGCCCTCGTCTTTATCACTACGGTATTTGGTGCACACCAGCTCCTTGCGGTGGTCTGCGCTCGCTCAACCCGCATTCGTCGAATCGTGCGCAGTTGCCCTCGACCGCTGATCAAGAATGCCCGTGTGGACTACGAAGCGCTGGAAAGCGAAGGGCTCTCCCATGATGAACTTCTCGCTGGGTTGCGGAAGCTGGGCTACTCATCCCCGGAAGGAATAAAAAGCGCCATTCTTGAAGAAACCGGACACATCAGTGCGATTCCTTTAGAGCGAGAGGAACCAGCTCATCCCGCGAATGCGGCCTCACCGCCACTTCCTGTTCAGGGAAGGTCCTAGTGGTGAGTCGCCCTACGTTGCCGATATGAAGTATATTAGCTGTTGGCTCGAAGGGAAAGATCAGGCGAAGATTGCCGCCACAGCGATCATGGAGCTTGAGGTTCATGCCGATTTGGAGGAAAATCTCATCTACCCGGCTCTTCGAGAGCAAATCGACGAAGACGAGATGATGAATGAGGCCGTGGAGAAACACCATCTTGTCCATGTCCTGATTAAGGAACTCAAGAAGCTCAAACCAAAAGATGAGGTCTTTCAAGCGAAGTTCAAAGTCCTGGGGGAATGTTGCCTAAGGCACATGAGAGCGAGATCAACTGGGAAAAGCTGGAGACGGCGGTGATGAAGCGCCGAGAAACGATAATCAATAAGCTTTCAGGGAACAAGAAGGCCTCGAAGCGGTAGGACAGTGACGGTGGCGGGATAGATTCTTCCCTAACGGAGATGGCGGCCCGCCGCGCTACCTGACCGCCTCTAACACGCTTGACAGAGCTGCGCTGGCGATATCTGCCTCGTGCGATATAGCATTGGTGGCAGCCGTAGCCCGCATTGAATGCACACAGAGCCCGTTGACCTCGATGTTCAAGCCTGTCGCCTGCCCATATTTTCTGACGATATTCCGATAGATCGAATTTGCATTAAGCGGCCGCTCCAGCTCGCCGGTACGGTTGTTGCGCACCTGACGGAACAGCGGACCGTCTTTGTCATCGCATCCTTGATCCCATCTTCCAAGGGTTGGCCATCTCGTTACTCTTCGGTGTCGGGGGCTTCGACGTTGCTGACTCTCGTCGTGATCCCGGTGCTGTACTACTATGCTACCGGAAGACCGTGGGAGTTGAGACAGGCCGAAACGAAAACAGAAAACCGGCACGACATCCCTGACGTCAACATTCAGGTGTGCTGATTCTCTGGGCTTTGGTCTCGAGTGATCCACGCCGTAAGAGGGACGTAATATCATTCGCTGT is a genomic window containing:
- a CDS encoding circadian clock protein KaiB, with product MDISVNNRAAVADAKTGREQKRAKQWELRLYVAGQTPKCLTAFANLKKICEEHLAGRYDIELVDLLERPQLAKGDQILAIPTLVRKLPEPVRKIIGDLSNAERVLVGLDLRPR
- a CDS encoding glucose dehydrogenase, with product MRYLVLFLLLTGGCFKLSPSDGGSQATFQGPRTFNAADIALPPSYRIDLVATGLTFPTGVTFDGDGIPYVTESGYSYGEAWDTPRLLRIDPQGQVTVIAEGENNGPWTGLSYFEGAFYIAEGGTHRGGRLLRVGRDGTITPLLSDLPGFGDHHVNGPVIGPDSQLYFGIGTFTNSGIVGEDNYRYGWLQRHPAAHDIPCRDVTLRGVNFTSMNPFTPDADDEAVTGAFVPFGTITKAGQVVGGRLPCNGAILKTPVSGGPLQLMAWGFRNPFGLAFSPDKQLYVTDNSYDDRGSRPVHGTGDLLWLVQPGTWYGWPDFHGALALDHHDHFIPPGKPQPPLLLAQHPNHPPKPIAVLGVHSSSNMFDFSRSPLFGHVGEAFIAQFGDLSPTVGKVLAPVGFKVVRVNVENGIVEDFAVNRGRVNGPASKLGGGGLERPIAARFSPDGSALYVVDFGVMTVGQGGKVRLPWAEKKPSSEPRRGTGALWKITRTNRQP
- a CDS encoding cytochrome C gives rise to the protein MRRTALLISLVLCAASAVSCSARRSEPLAGPLTISSPAIAEGRAVFMAHCHQCHPGGEAGLGPALNNKPLPAFAVRTQIRRGFGAMPAFHEDEINEVELKALIAYLEALRRHG